In Acidobacteriota bacterium, the sequence GTTGATGTCGGCAGTCGCGCGCGTGAATTTGACCTTGGTGATTTTCTTTGGATCGCTGACGGGTGCGGTTTCAACCTCGAATTCGGTCAGCGCGCCCGTGCCTAGAATCGAACGGCCCGGCCCGTTGGCGGGCAGGTTCGGATCGTTGAGCAGTTCCAGCCGGAAGGCTGTGATGTTCTGCACGTCGGTCTTGATCGTCAGCTTGACGCGGTGTTTGGTTGGCGCGTAACCCTGCTGCAAAAACGAACCGTCTTTGAGCGGAAAGTATTTCGCGCCGCCCGTCGAAATATCATCCACGGCGGGCTGCACGATCTGCCAAGTTGGTTGATCTTGTTTCGCCTTGTCTTCCCAGGCGTTCATCTGTGCCAGCCAGTCCGGCTGGGTTTCCTGCAAGCGCGCCTCGATCTCGCGGGTTTGCGAAAGGATGTTGGCGCGTTGCATTTGTTCAGGCGGCGTGTAAACGACCACATTCGATTCGTGCGAGTTGTTGAGGAAGGCGAAGAGGCGGTAATACTCTTCCTGTTTGAGCGGATCGAACTTGTGGTTGTGGCATTGCGCGCACTGAATGGTGATGCCCAGCATGCCTTTGCCGATGGCATCCATGCGGTCGAACATCGCTTCCATGCGGAACTGTTCGGGATCAACGCCGCCCTCTTCGTTAATCATCGAATTGCGCAGGAAGCCCGTGGCGACAAGCTGATCTTGCGTTGGGTTGGGCAGCAAGTCGCCCGCGATTTGTTCGATGATGAATTGGTCGTAGGGCAAATCGCGGTTGAGCGCATTGATCACCCAGTCGCGATAGAACCAGACGAAGCGCGGCTTGTCTTTTTCGTAGCCATCCGAATCGGAATAGCGCGCCGCATCCAGCCACAAGCGGCCCCAGCGTTCGCCGTAATGCGGACTCGCCAGCAAACGCTCGACCTGCTTTTCATAGGCATTCGGCGCAAGGTCGCGCACAAAAGCGTCCACTTCTTCGGGCGTCGGTGGCAAGCCGATCAAATCCAGACTCAGACGGCGCAGCAAGGTCACGCGATCTGCGGCGGGCGAGGGCGTCAAGCCTTCTTTTTCCAGGCGTGCCAACACAAAAGCATCAATGGCGTTTTTCACCGCCAACTTGTTTTTGACGGTCGGCAAGGCTGGACGGACGGGCGGCACAAAGGCCCAGTGCTGCGGCAAGTCTGAGGTCTGAGGTCTGAGGTCTGTTGTCTGTTCAGGCCAGTCTGCGCCTTCATCAATCCAGCGTTTGATGAGCGCGATCTGTTCCGGTTTCAGCGGTTCACCGCCTTTCGGCATACGCGGTTCGCCGTGTTGGCTGTCATTGACGGTAAGGCGTTTGAGCAGGCGTGAAGCCGCGCTATCGCCAGGGCTGATGACCCGCGAGGCAATTTGTTTGTTATCCAGCCGCAACTGCGCCATCTGTTTCGCCGCGCCGTGACAGCCCGCACAATGCGTTTGGAAGATGGGTTGGATGTCGCGCGCGAAATCCACTTTGGCGCTTTGTTGTCGGGCGTTGGTGGATGGCAACAACAAGCCGCAGACCAGCGCCAAAAACAGGCTGACGACTGACAGAGAGAGTTTTCGATGTCTCATTGCCGCGCTCTCAATAAAGGAAGATTTGGGAAGAGATGAATGCGGGCGGCAGTCAATTGTTTTAGGACTGTTGCTTGCCACCGTGATTGCGCGGCTAAGGTAACGCAGTTGATTGGATTAGCCAAGCTGTCGAAGTGGAGACCGAGAGGGCCCGTAGCGAAATGCGAGAACGGTTTGTAGCGGGTTTTAGGATAGAAGGTTTTGTCTGCTGAAATTGGGTCGCCACATAAAGCCCTGAAAGGGCGCAATTCAATAGCCCAGGGCAACGCCCTGGGTGACGGCAATATGGAAGGAACAAGCCCTGATAAGGGCACAATAACGACGTTTATTGCGCCCTTTCAGGGCTTGAGAACCTCTCGGCTGTTACCAGGGGCGTCGCTTCGCTTTGCCCCTGGCTATTGAATGTCGCCCCGTTGGGGCTTGGGCCCAAGTTGCCCTTCCTGTTCCTTAGCTCAATGTATTTACGCTGCCTGTGCCAATGCGCCCATCTGCATTGCTTTCGCCGCTCCATTAGCCAACAGGCCGCAGGATTTGGCGTAGCTGGTCAATTCACTGCGCAACAACTTGCGCCCGCGATTGAGCCGCGACATCACCGTGCCGATGGGGATGTTCAAAATGCGCGCGACCTCTTTGTAGGCGAACTCTTCGACATCGGCCAGCAAGATCACAGCGCGGAAGTTTTCGGGCAAACGGTTGAGCGCCTGCAACACTTCTTCGTCACTGAGATGCTGCGAGAGCGGCGCTTCATACGGCAGCGTTTCTAGCAAAAACTCTTCGCGCTCGCCCAGTGTCTGCAAGCGCCAGTTTTTGCGGCGATGATGCTGGATGACGTGAAAGAGAATCTTGAACAGCCAGGCCCGGCAATTCGTCCCAGCGGCAAAGCGGTGGAACGATTTCCAGGCTTGCAAATAGGTCTCTTGCACCACGTCTTCGGCGGCGGTTTGATTGCCCAGCGTGTGGCGTGCGGCGCGGTAAAGGTCATTCAAATGCGGTAACGCGACCGTCTCGAAATCTTCGTGGGTGAGCGTGGTAAACATAGTCGTACTCCTCGCAAAGCCCAACGGGGCTTTGCCAAATTTCTGCTTCGTCTTTGGTCTCGGCCTGCTGTTGTGCGCGTGGTTAGGCGGCAGGCTTGGCGTTTGTCACGAGTCTGAGTTGCTCCGCCAAAAAGGGCGGACAGTTTTGCAGGTGAATGTGCTGGCGTTGCAGGTTGGCAAGCAGGCTCAAGCCGGCCGCATCAGCAAATGCCAGTTCGCGTAAATCCAGCGTTGCTGCCGTCGCCGCTGCCAGGAGGGTGGCGCATTGGCTATGCAACAACTCCACCCAGGGGCCAGTCAGTCGCCCTTCCAGAATCAGCACCAAATCATCTTCTGTCGTTTTCTGTTCCGTAATCCGCAGCATCTCGCTCCCTCCTTCTCTCTACGCCCAGGGTATTGGCAAGGCTGGTGCCACGAAGGGGACAAGGTTTTGAGAAAGTGTCTAAACAGAGGGAAAGAAATATGTTTAGGCGATGTGGCTGAGTATTCATAGTCGTTCAATTCCGAGTTTGGCCGCGACATTTCGCGGGCGATGTAGCTGTAGTCTATGAAATATCGTGGGTGATTCGTGGGAGTGGCCACGCGATTTCGTGGGTGCAACCTGGGTACGCACCGCGGCTTTGCACAAACCGCTCAATTTGCATAAGTCGTTCAAGGTTTGCACAAATCGGTTAGTTACATTGCCTTATTTTGCAAGGCGATATGAGTCCCCGATTTGTGCAAAAATCCGAGTTGCACAAATCGGGGACTGTTTTCGCGCACCGCTTCCAGCGTGCAGGCGTCAAGTCAGAGTCGCTGGTTGACCGGTATAGCTTGCCAAGCCCGCACGCTGGAAGCGGTGTGTACCCGGATTTGCTGGAATAAAACCGCCAGCCAACGCCATTACAACGCCGGACAGGAAAACTACGAGGGAGGGATAGATGAGATTAAAAGAGAAAGTCGCATTGATTACTGGCAGCAGCCAAGGCATTGGCCGCGCCATCGCCGAACGCTTTGCCCGTGAGGGCGCAAGTGTCGTCATCAATTACAACCGTGGCGCGGGCGGTGCTGAAGAAGCCCTGGCCGCTATCCAGGCGGCGGGCGGGCGCGGCCTGATTGTGCAGGCCGATTTGGGCCAAGTCGCGGACATCCGCCGCCTGATCAACACCGCCGTCGAACATTTCGGACGCCTGGACATTCTGGTCAACAACGCCGGGCTGGAAACGCACGCGCCGTTTTGGGAAGTCCACGAAGACGATTACGACCGCGTGCTCAACGTCAATTTGAAGGGCGTCTTCTTTGCCACCCAGGCCTTTGTGCAACACCTGCTGCCGCACAAACGGCGCGGCAAGGTCGTCAACATCAGTTCGGTGCACGAAGAGTTGCCCTTTCCCAATTTCACCGCTTACTGCG encodes:
- a CDS encoding glucose 1-dehydrogenase — encoded protein: MRLKEKVALITGSSQGIGRAIAERFAREGASVVINYNRGAGGAEEALAAIQAAGGRGLIVQADLGQVADIRRLINTAVEHFGRLDILVNNAGLETHAPFWEVHEDDYDRVLNVNLKGVFFATQAFVQHLLPHKRRGKVVNISSVHEELPFPNFTAYCVSKGGVKMLMRNLGVELGPLGININNIAPGAIETPINTKLLNDPAKLGALLGQIPLGRLGQPHDVASLAVFLASDESDYVTGSTFYVDGGLTWNYQEQ
- a CDS encoding sigma-70 family RNA polymerase sigma factor → MFTTLTHEDFETVALPHLNDLYRAARHTLGNQTAAEDVVQETYLQAWKSFHRFAAGTNCRAWLFKILFHVIQHHRRKNWRLQTLGEREEFLLETLPYEAPLSQHLSDEEVLQALNRLPENFRAVILLADVEEFAYKEVARILNIPIGTVMSRLNRGRKLLRSELTSYAKSCGLLANGAAKAMQMGALAQAA
- a CDS encoding STAS domain-containing protein, whose protein sequence is MLRITEQKTTEDDLVLILEGRLTGPWVELLHSQCATLLAAATAATLDLRELAFADAAGLSLLANLQRQHIHLQNCPPFLAEQLRLVTNAKPAA